A stretch of Pseudomonas sp. LS.1a DNA encodes these proteins:
- a CDS encoding RNA polymerase factor sigma-70: protein MAEQLSTSKCDSPLLQAFVDNRSILVKIAARITGCRSRAEDVVQDAFFRLGAAPHITSSFKAQLSYLFQIVRNLAIDHYRKQAMELKYSGSEEEGLNVVVQNASPEATHINLAALDDIAEALNELPQRTRYAFEMYRLHGVPQKDIAKELGVSPTLVNFMIRDALVHCRKTASRQA, encoded by the coding sequence ATGGCGGAACAACTATCCACAAGTAAGTGCGATTCACCATTACTGCAGGCCTTCGTCGACAACCGCAGCATCCTGGTCAAGATCGCCGCCCGCATCACCGGCTGCCGCTCGCGCGCCGAAGATGTGGTGCAGGACGCCTTTTTCCGGCTCGGCGCCGCTCCGCACATCACCTCGTCGTTCAAGGCGCAGCTGAGCTACCTGTTCCAGATCGTGCGCAACCTGGCCATCGACCACTACCGCAAGCAGGCCATGGAGTTGAAGTACTCCGGCAGCGAGGAGGAAGGCCTGAACGTGGTCGTGCAAAACGCCTCCCCCGAAGCCACCCACATCAACCTCGCCGCACTGGATGACATTGCCGAGGCGCTGAACGAACTGCCTCAGCGCACCCGCTATGCCTTCGAGATGTACCGCCTGCATGGCGTGCCGCAAAAAGACATTGCCAAGGAGCTGGGCGTGTCGCCGACGCTGGTCAACTTCATGATCCGCGATGCGCTGGTACATTGCCGCAAGACGGCCAGTCGGCAGGCCTGA
- a CDS encoding GNAT family N-acetyltransferase codes for MPFDAASQPLSVPRWRSLSAEEGDSWLSLSLEGRPLIQLRLEAGATLHLHLERLCPERPYQALWAACYWLLSRDPACQRLAWHLPEALPQALTSGLLLAGEQPGQYLCERALFWQLPQPWLGESATVAYPQQMQISNGKRHPRRTPKPRGEVYRRFDARLGSWVSLRTLEIEHDLERFNRWQNNPRVEAFWQEGGTLAQHREYLGKLEADPHTLTLIGCFDDQPFAYFEAYWAKEDRIAPFYPADDYDRGIHMLVGEESHRGPHKVASWLSALVHYLFLDDPRTQRVVAEPRADNGKMIGYMHDQCFHCDKEFDFPHKRAALMILGRERFFDRCKLA; via the coding sequence ATGCCGTTCGATGCCGCTTCGCAGCCCCTGTCAGTACCACGCTGGCGCAGCCTCAGTGCCGAGGAGGGCGACAGCTGGCTGAGCCTGTCCCTCGAAGGCCGCCCGCTGATCCAGTTGCGCCTGGAGGCGGGCGCTACCCTGCACCTTCACCTTGAGCGCCTGTGCCCCGAGCGCCCCTATCAGGCCTTGTGGGCCGCCTGTTATTGGCTGCTGTCCCGCGATCCGGCCTGTCAGCGCCTGGCCTGGCACCTACCCGAGGCGCTGCCCCAGGCATTGACCAGTGGCCTGCTGCTAGCCGGTGAGCAGCCAGGCCAGTACCTGTGCGAGCGAGCGCTGTTCTGGCAGCTGCCGCAGCCGTGGCTGGGCGAGTCGGCCACCGTGGCATACCCGCAGCAGATGCAGATCAGCAACGGCAAGCGCCACCCACGCCGCACGCCCAAGCCCCGTGGCGAGGTGTACCGGCGCTTCGATGCGCGCCTGGGCAGTTGGGTGTCGCTGCGGACCTTGGAGATCGAGCATGACCTGGAGCGCTTCAACCGCTGGCAGAACAACCCACGGGTGGAGGCGTTCTGGCAGGAGGGTGGCACCCTTGCGCAGCATCGCGAGTACCTGGGCAAGCTCGAGGCCGACCCGCATACCCTGACGCTGATCGGCTGCTTCGATGACCAGCCGTTTGCCTACTTCGAGGCGTACTGGGCCAAGGAAGACCGCATTGCGCCGTTCTACCCGGCCGATGACTACGACCGTGGCATCCACATGCTGGTAGGGGAGGAGAGCCACCGCGGGCCGCACAAGGTGGCCAGTTGGCTATCGGCGCTGGTGCACTACCTGTTCCTGGATGACCCGCGCACCCAGCGGGTGGTGGCCGAGCCGCGTGCCGACAACGGCAAGATGATCGGCTACATGCACGACCAGTGCTTCCATTGCGACAAGGAGTTCGACTTCCCGCACAAGCGTGCGGCGTTGATGATTCTGGGGCGGGAACGGTTTTTCGACCGCTGCAAACTGGCTTGA
- a CDS encoding substrate-binding periplasmic protein: MTPAPGLKALSSLMLLAVFWLAVPSWAAGTVEVKIGAAHFPPYTVRPEQGADTGLLPQLVDALNRAQQHYRFVLVPTSIQRRFGDFQQGRTDMAIFENPQWGWQQIAHQTVDMGLEDAEVFVARQANGRDPHYFDDLHGKRLALFNGYHYAFAGFNPDPDYLRKAFNATLTYSHDSNLLMVQAGRADIALVTRSYLSDFLARNPASRERLVPSQRIDQVYHHYALLRPGAPIGEQSFAALLRALRDSGELARIFEPYRITVAAPRN, encoded by the coding sequence TTGACTCCAGCGCCCGGCCTCAAGGCCTTGTCTTCCCTGATGCTGCTGGCTGTGTTCTGGCTGGCGGTGCCGTCATGGGCGGCTGGTACCGTCGAAGTGAAGATTGGCGCGGCGCATTTCCCGCCCTACACCGTGCGCCCGGAGCAGGGCGCCGACACCGGCCTGCTGCCGCAACTGGTCGACGCGCTCAATCGTGCGCAGCAGCACTACCGCTTCGTTCTGGTGCCCACGTCCATCCAGCGGCGTTTCGGTGACTTCCAGCAAGGCCGCACCGACATGGCCATTTTCGAGAACCCGCAATGGGGTTGGCAGCAGATAGCCCACCAGACCGTGGACATGGGCCTGGAAGACGCCGAAGTGTTCGTTGCCCGGCAGGCCAATGGCCGTGACCCGCATTACTTCGATGACCTGCATGGCAAGCGCCTGGCGCTGTTCAACGGCTATCACTATGCGTTCGCCGGCTTCAATCCCGACCCGGACTACCTGCGCAAGGCCTTCAACGCGACCCTGACCTACTCCCACGACAGCAACCTGCTGATGGTGCAGGCCGGCCGCGCCGATATAGCCCTGGTCACGCGTTCCTACCTCAGCGATTTCCTGGCGCGCAACCCGGCCAGCCGGGAGCGGTTGGTGCCTTCGCAGCGCATTGACCAGGTCTACCACCACTACGCCTTGCTGCGCCCGGGGGCACCCATCGGCGAGCAGTCGTTCGCGGCGCTGCTGCGCGCCCTGCGCGACAGCGGCGAGCTGGCGCGCATCTTCGAGCCCTACCGCATCACGGTGGCCGCACCACGCAACTAA
- a CDS encoding exonuclease domain-containing protein, whose translation MGHWLVIDLEATTDDGGWPVTEMEVIEIGASLVTREGREVDHFQRFVKPRRRPQLTPFCRELTHISQASVDSAASFREVWASFERWLGHHRGQLQAWVSWGDYDRQQLHQEWQQHGLDSLLRTLPHINLKQRFAKARHLQRPTGLNGALQLAGMHFCGQQHRALEDARNTARLLPLSLPAGAT comes from the coding sequence ATGGGCCATTGGTTGGTGATCGACCTGGAAGCCACCACCGACGATGGTGGGTGGCCGGTCACAGAGATGGAAGTCATTGAAATCGGCGCAAGCCTGGTTACCCGCGAAGGCCGCGAGGTCGACCACTTCCAGCGCTTCGTCAAGCCTCGGCGGCGGCCGCAGTTGACCCCGTTCTGCCGCGAGCTGACCCACATCAGCCAGGCCAGCGTGGACAGTGCCGCATCGTTCCGCGAGGTGTGGGCAAGCTTCGAGCGCTGGCTCGGGCACCACCGTGGGCAGCTTCAGGCCTGGGTCAGCTGGGGCGACTACGACCGCCAGCAGCTGCATCAGGAATGGCAGCAGCATGGGCTGGACAGCCTGCTGCGGACCCTGCCGCACATCAACCTCAAGCAACGCTTCGCCAAGGCTCGCCACCTGCAGCGCCCCACCGGCCTGAACGGTGCCCTGCAGCTGGCCGGCATGCACTTTTGCGGGCAGCAGCACCGGGCTCTGGAAGATGCGCGCAATACCGCGCGACTGCTGCCGTTGAGCCTGCCTGCGGGGGCTACCTGA
- the ppnP gene encoding pyrimidine/purine nucleoside phosphorylase, with the protein MFQVNEYFNGTVKSIAFAGEEGPATVGVMAPGEYEFGTAKREIMHVVSGALTVKLPGSDNWETFKAGDKFNVPADSKFQLQVKVDTAYLCEYRD; encoded by the coding sequence ATGTTCCAGGTCAACGAGTACTTCAACGGCACCGTCAAGTCGATCGCATTCGCGGGCGAAGAAGGCCCGGCCACTGTCGGTGTGATGGCCCCGGGCGAATACGAGTTCGGCACTGCCAAGCGCGAGATCATGCATGTGGTTTCGGGTGCGCTGACCGTGAAACTGCCAGGTAGCGACAACTGGGAAACCTTCAAGGCGGGCGACAAGTTCAACGTGCCGGCGGACAGCAAGTTCCAGTTGCAGGTGAAGGTGGATACCGCTTACCTGTGCGAGTACCGCGACTAA
- a CDS encoding alpha/beta family hydrolase: MINGQSAGIDGDQWAKVGNVPGLRCDPPHVQGQDGYKGCLILAHGAGAPMDSGFMDEMAQRLAALGVAVVRFEFPYMAERRVTGGKRPPNPQKVLLECWREVYRQVRPLVTGKLAVGGKSMGGRMASLLADELGADALVCLGYPFYAVGKPEKPRVEHLAELKTPTLIVQGERDALGNREAVAGYALSPAIEVSWLVAGDHDLKPLKASGFSHEQHLQAAAEKVAAFLKD, translated from the coding sequence ATGATTAATGGGCAAAGTGCCGGTATTGACGGGGATCAATGGGCGAAGGTCGGAAATGTCCCAGGCTTGCGCTGCGATCCTCCGCACGTTCAGGGCCAGGACGGCTACAAGGGTTGCCTGATCCTGGCCCATGGCGCAGGTGCACCGATGGACAGCGGGTTCATGGACGAAATGGCGCAAAGGCTTGCGGCGCTTGGGGTGGCGGTAGTGCGCTTCGAGTTCCCGTACATGGCCGAGCGCCGGGTTACCGGCGGCAAGCGGCCGCCGAACCCACAGAAGGTGTTGCTGGAGTGCTGGCGCGAGGTGTACCGGCAGGTGCGACCTTTGGTCACGGGCAAGCTGGCGGTGGGTGGCAAGTCCATGGGCGGGCGCATGGCCAGCCTGCTGGCCGATGAGTTGGGGGCTGATGCACTGGTGTGCCTGGGCTATCCGTTCTATGCGGTGGGCAAACCGGAGAAGCCACGGGTCGAGCACCTGGCCGAATTGAAGACGCCGACCTTGATCGTGCAGGGCGAGCGGGATGCGCTGGGTAACCGCGAGGCGGTGGCAGGGTATGCGTTGTCGCCGGCGATCGAGGTGAGCTGGCTAGTGGCGGGGGACCATGACCTGAAGCCGCTTAAGGCCTCGGGGTTCAGCCACGAGCAGCATTTGCAGGCGGCGGCTGAGAAGGTTGCAGCATTCCTGAAGGATTAG